Below is a genomic region from Microbulbifer sp. ALW1.
GGCCCAGCGCCCCGGCCGGCGCTTTCCCCATCGTCTCTTTTTCGCCGCTCCTGCTTCTACGTCTGCTCCAGCCCCTGCCCCAGAATTGACCCGGCGCCCTCTTGTGAATCCTAACTCTGGCTATTTTTTGCTCTGCGCACCATAATGGTGCGCATGCCTGTGGCCTTCGCCGCCGCTGCCGGTGAAAACTTCGTAATTGCCCGGTTTTCTGCGCCATTTTGGTTTGCTTTTTGCACCGCCAATAGGCGAACCGGAGATGTGAACAGAATTGGAACGCTCAACCTCGGAAGCCTCAATGCTCAATGACCGCCAGTTACGCCTGCTGCTGGACAACCTGACGTCTGCTGTATTGGTGCTGGATGAAAACCTGTCGCTCTGTTACCTGAATTCCGCCGCGGAAGATCTGGTGGCTGCGTCCAGTGCCCGCTCCATCGGCCTGCCGCTGGAGGAGGTGGTGCGCGAGTCCCGTTCCGCCGAGCAGGCGCTGCGCGGGGCCCTGGCCAGTGGCGAGAAGTACACCGTACGCCGCGCACTGTGGTTCCTGCACAACCTGGAAGAATGCACTGTCGATTACTCGGTCACGCCGCTGACAGAACTGGGACTGTTGTTGCTGGAAGTGCAGTCCATGGACCGCCTGTTGCGCATCGCCCGCGAAGACGCATTGATTTCCGCCCAGGAAACCACCCGCAACCTGGTGCGCGGTATGGCCCACGAAGTGAAAAATCCCCTGGGCGGTATTCGCGGTGCGGCACAGTTGCTGCAAAGAGAGTTGAAAGAGCTGGAGCAGCCCGAGGGAGAGGATCTGGCGGAGTACACCCAGATCATCATCGAAGAGGCGGATCGCCTGCGCAACCTGGTGGACCGCATGCTGGGGCCGCGCAAGCCGGTGAAATTACAGCCGGTAAATGTACACACCATTACCGAGCGGGTGGCACAGCTGATCGAGGCCGAGTGCGACGGCGCGCTGGTGATCAAGCGCGATTACGACCCCTCGATTCCGGATATTCCGGCAGACAGCGAGCAGCTGATTCAGGCCGTGCTGAATATTGCCCGCAATGCCATGCAGGCCATTGGGGAGAATATCGGCCTCGCCGAAGGCGATCTGACCATCCGCACCCGGGTCCAGCGCCAGTTCACCATCGGTCGCCGTCACTGCGCACTGGTGTGCCGTATCGATATTGTCGACAACGGCCCGGGAATTCCGGAAGAGATTCGCGAGCGAATTTTTTACCCGATGATTTCCGGGCGCGCCGAGGGTTCGGGGCTGGGGCTTTCCATTTCCCAGCACATCATCAATCAGCACCGCGGGCTGATTAAGTGTGAAAGTGAACCCGGGCAGACGGAGTTTCAGATTTATTTGCCACTGGCAACGGATTAAAAAGTTGCACCATTGGGACGGTCAACGACAGGAAGCCAAGGCAGGGAAGAGAACCAAGAATATTCAACAAAACTATTAAAAAGTAATCGCAGAGCCGGACAATTATTATGAACAATCGCGTTTGGATCATTGATGACGACCGCTCCATCCGCTGGGTGCTGGAGCGTGCACTTTCCCGCGCCGGGATAGATACCACCTGCTACGAAAATGGCGATCGCGCCCTCGACGATTTTTACAGCGAATCACCAGATGTGGTGATCAGCGATATCCGCATGCCGGGTTCCGACGGCTTCAAGCTGCTGCAGCGCTTTCAGGCGGAACGCCCGGCACTGCCGATCATCATCATGACCGCGCACTCGGACCTCGACAGTGCGGTAGCGGCCTACCAGGGCGGTGCATTTGAATATCTGCCAAAACCCTTTGATGTGGACGAGGCGGTAGCGGTTACCCGCCGTGCCCTGGCCCACGCCAATGAGCAGCAGCCGGAAGAGCCGGTGGTGATTGAAAACGGCACCGGCAACAAGGAAATCATCGGCGAAGCGCCGGCAATGCAGGAAGTTTTCCGCGCGATCGGCCGCCTCTCCCACTCCAATATCACCGTGCTGATCAACGGTGAATCCGGTACTGGTAAGGAACTGGTGGCGCAGGCGCTGCACAACCACAGCCCGCGCAAAAACCAGCCGTTTATCGCCCTGAATATGGCGGCGATCCCCAAGGATCTGATGGAGTCGGAGCTGTTCGGCCACGAGAAAGGGGCTTTCACCGGTGCCAGCAGCCAGCGCGCCGGCCGCTTTGAGCAGGCCAATGGCGGCACCCTGTTTCTGGATGAAATCGGGGATATGCCCGCAGAGACGCAGACCCGTCTGCTGAGGGTGCTGGCAGACGGGGAGTTTTATCGGGTCGGTGGCCACACCCCGGTAAAAGTCGACGTGCGTATCATCGCTGCAACCCACCAGGATCTGGAGCGCCTGGTCGAAGAACACAAATTCCGCGAAGACCTTTTCCACCGCCTCAACGTTATCCGCATTCACATCCCCCGCCTCGCCGATCGCCGCGAAGACATCCCCCGCCTGGTGCGCCACTTCTTCAACAGTGCCGCCAAGGACCTCGGGGTCGAACCCAAAATCCTGCTGAAAGAATCCGAGGAATACCTCTCTGGCCTCGACTGGCCCGGCAACGTGCGCCAGCTGGAAAATACCTGTCGCTGGATCACGGTCATGGGCTCGGGGCGTGAAGTGCATATCGACGACCTGCCGCCGGAACTGCACCAGCAGAGCGCGACCAGCGAAGCACCCCAGGACTGGCAGCGCGCCCTGCGCCTGTGGGCGGACCAGGCGCTGGCCACCGGCCAGCGGGAAATTCTCAGTGAAGCGGTACCCGCGTTCGAGCGCGCGCTCATCGAAATTGCGCTCAAGCACACCGCCGGCCGCAAACGCGACGCCGCCGAATTGCTGGGTTGGGGGCGCAATACCCTGACCCGCAAGCTCAAGGAGCTGGGGATGAATGGCGGCGAGGATTGATACCCGTCGTCAAGGAATGTTGAAAACGGGCACCTTCGGGTGCCCGTTTTCGTTATAGTGCGCGCACATTCGGCAACTGGCACGTCGGCGTAGTGTCCGCTTCTGCTTTACTGCCAGTATTCCCCGTAATAACTAATATCTGTGACCGTTATCCGAGAAAGTCCCATGAGTGAACTTCCAAATTGCCCCAAGTGCCAGTCCGCCTACACCTATGAAGACCGCGATCTGTTCGTATGCCCCGAGTGCGGCAACGAATGGACTGCCGGAGAATCGGCAGAAGACGAGGGCTTGAACATCAAGGATGCCAACGGCAATCCGCTGGCCGATGGCGATACGGTGACGGTGATCAAGGACCTGAAAGTGAAAGGCTCCTCGCTGGTGGTGAAGGTGGGTACCAAGGTCAAGAATATTCGCCTGGTGGAAGGCGATCACGACATCGACTGCAAGATCGACGGCATCGGTCCGATGAAATTGAAGTCGGAATTTGTAAAGAAAGCCTGATTGTGCCGCGCTCGAGAGGCGGAAGTTGCGTCAATGATCCAGACTGGAAGGTGATTTTCGTTTTCGCAGCAAGATTCGAGCGCGGATGTTCAAGATCTTTAATGGCATTTCCCTACTGGGTGTTTACCTGAGCGCGATCCTGTTGGTGCTGCTGGCGCTGGCATTTGGTTATCTCATTGGTCGATACATGCGGCGCCACCACAGCAGGGGTGATGATGCCTCTCTGGGCAGTGCGGTAGCGGCCACCCTCGGGCTGCTGGCGTTTATGCTCGCGTTAACCTTCAATATGACCGCCGAGCGCTTCGCACATCGCAAAGCGCTGCTGTTAGAGGAGGTGAACGCGATAGGTACCACTTTCTTACGCGCGGACTTTTTGCAGGAAAAAGCCCGGCAGCAGGCGCATGCATTGCTGGTCGAGTATGCGACATTGCGCAGTCACGATCCGGCCACGATTACCGCTGAAGACTTCCGGGTGGCTATGGCGCGCAGTGATGAAATCCACAGTGCACTGTGGCAACTGGTCGAGCAGGGGTTGCAGGATAATGACAGTGAGCTGCGTCTCAAGGCGTTTTACGAGCCATTGAACCAGGTCATAGACCTGCACACCATGCGGCTTCAGGTCGGTGCCGAGTACCAAATTCCCACGCCAATCTGGATGGCGCTCTATACGATCACTGCCCTCGCGGTATTTGGTATTGGTGTGCAGCTGGGCCTCAATGCCAGGGGCTCGATTCCGGTGGCCTTGAGTATGTCGCTGGCATTTGCACTGGTGATTCTGATGATCGCGGATTTGGATCGCGCCAATGAAGGACTGCTGCTGGTGGACCAGGGACCCATGCAGGCACTGGCAGAGAAACTGCGCGCCTCAGATTAGGTGAGGGTGTCGAGAAACGGGCCAGGGAGCGGCTGATGTTTGCAGACGATTTTTTCCACTCGATTCCACTGGCAGCGGTGTATTTTTTTACCGTGATCATGGTGATTGCCACCATGGGTTTTGGCCTGCTGCTGGGGCGTCGTTATATGCGTCTGCTGGGCTCGGAAAAGGAGCCTTCCATTGGCAGTGCGGTAACCGCAACTCTGGGGTTATTGGCCTTTCTACTGGCGTTTACGTTCAACATGACCGCGGCGCGTTACGACAAGCGCAAGGCCCTCCTGTTGGATGAGGTCAATGCCATTCACACCGCCTACCTGCACGCCGACTTTCTCGAACCCGCAGCGGCGCGCAAAGCGCAGCTTTTGTTGCTGGATTATGCGGAGCTGCGTTTTTTCCATCCACGCAAAGATGAAATTACCCCGGAGGGGCTGGCCAAGAGTGTCGCCATCCAGGATCAGTTGTGGGCGATGGTGCAGCAGCATGTGGTCCAGGACTACGAGCCGGGCTACCTGCGCCAGTTTGTGGAGCCGGTGACCGCTATCATCAACTCACACAATTCGCGCATTGTAATCGGGCTGGAATACCGGATTCCCGGGCCTATCTGGATAGCGCTGTATTTTCTTACCGGCCTGGCGATGCTGGCGATCGGGTTTCAATTTGGGGTGAGCAAGGGCGGTTCGGGCCAGCTGGCGGTTACCTTGGGACTGACGTTTGCCACGGTGATTTTACTGATTGCGGACCTGGACCGTGCCACGGAGGGGGTGATTATTGTGGACCAGACGCCGATGGCCGAAATGGGCCTGATTCTCGAGGAGGCTGAGCGACAAAAAATACGCTCGCCAGCGCCGTGAGACTCTGTATTACTTGATGGCCTGGCTTACTTAATGATGGTGAGCTGAATTTCACCCACATTAAATCCCCATTTGGTCAATTTTGATTCTGCCAGCAGAATAT
It encodes:
- the glnG gene encoding nitrogen regulation protein NR(I), which codes for MIMNNRVWIIDDDRSIRWVLERALSRAGIDTTCYENGDRALDDFYSESPDVVISDIRMPGSDGFKLLQRFQAERPALPIIIMTAHSDLDSAVAAYQGGAFEYLPKPFDVDEAVAVTRRALAHANEQQPEEPVVIENGTGNKEIIGEAPAMQEVFRAIGRLSHSNITVLINGESGTGKELVAQALHNHSPRKNQPFIALNMAAIPKDLMESELFGHEKGAFTGASSQRAGRFEQANGGTLFLDEIGDMPAETQTRLLRVLADGEFYRVGGHTPVKVDVRIIAATHQDLERLVEEHKFREDLFHRLNVIRIHIPRLADRREDIPRLVRHFFNSAAKDLGVEPKILLKESEEYLSGLDWPGNVRQLENTCRWITVMGSGREVHIDDLPPELHQQSATSEAPQDWQRALRLWADQALATGQREILSEAVPAFERALIEIALKHTAGRKRDAAELLGWGRNTLTRKLKELGMNGGED
- a CDS encoding zinc ribbon domain-containing protein YjdM, with translation MSELPNCPKCQSAYTYEDRDLFVCPECGNEWTAGESAEDEGLNIKDANGNPLADGDTVTVIKDLKVKGSSLVVKVGTKVKNIRLVEGDHDIDCKIDGIGPMKLKSEFVKKA
- the glnL gene encoding nitrogen regulation protein NR(II), producing MLNDRQLRLLLDNLTSAVLVLDENLSLCYLNSAAEDLVAASSARSIGLPLEEVVRESRSAEQALRGALASGEKYTVRRALWFLHNLEECTVDYSVTPLTELGLLLLEVQSMDRLLRIAREDALISAQETTRNLVRGMAHEVKNPLGGIRGAAQLLQRELKELEQPEGEDLAEYTQIIIEEADRLRNLVDRMLGPRKPVKLQPVNVHTITERVAQLIEAECDGALVIKRDYDPSIPDIPADSEQLIQAVLNIARNAMQAIGENIGLAEGDLTIRTRVQRQFTIGRRHCALVCRIDIVDNGPGIPEEIRERIFYPMISGRAEGSGLGLSISQHIINQHRGLIKCESEPGQTEFQIYLPLATD